From a region of the Desulfovibrio legallii genome:
- a CDS encoding DUF523 domain-containing protein, with product MRIRFVVSACLAGIPCRYDGRANTCSAVVRLVASGCAVPACPEWLGGLPTPRPPCELHHERVCTCDGVDVTAAFMLGAQRATDLALRQGCTAAILKSRSPSCGAGQVYDGSFSGVLRSGQGLWARLLLEKELRLFSEEALPPLGV from the coding sequence GTGAGAATCCGCTTTGTGGTCAGCGCCTGTCTGGCGGGCATCCCTTGTCGCTATGACGGCAGGGCCAACACCTGCTCCGCCGTTGTGCGTCTGGTGGCCTCAGGCTGTGCTGTGCCGGCCTGTCCGGAATGGCTGGGCGGCCTGCCTACGCCGCGCCCGCCTTGTGAACTTCACCACGAGCGCGTGTGCACATGCGACGGTGTGGATGTGACCGCAGCCTTTATGCTGGGAGCCCAAAGGGCGACCGACCTGGCCTTGCGGCAAGGCTGCACAGCCGCCATCCTCAAGAGTCGTTCGCCTTCCTGCGGTGCGGGGCAGGTTTATGACGGCTCTTTCAGCGGCGTGTTGCGGTCCGGCCAGGGACTGTGGGCGCGTTTACTGCTGGAAAAAGAATTGCGTCTTTTTTCTGAGGAGGCCTTGCCGCCGCTTGGGGTATAG
- a CDS encoding alpha-amylase family glycosyl hydrolase: MPTPFPRPLDTLPRNPFEDPALEPYRPFLQARSRRFAAEAERIRSRYGSLRAYANLHRVLGPHLLRRPGGGRVWRWREYLPQAEAVWLVTDKGRFQRHARCRFQRLAGDIFELVLPEAALGHGSYVELRVQPRPQDTDNNTSAAEAGLLKRVPAFAVWVEQDALTPTQWCARIWRPEQPYRFRRRRPARTPFPRIYEAHVGMAQADTDHHGERVGSYTDFIRQVLPRIKADGYTAVQLMGILEHPLYRSFGYQVSSYFAPTSRCGTPDQFKALVDAAHGLGLAVLLDIPHGHACPNTEQGLAAYDGSPYFFKPQYNQWGTPSFDFNQETARRFLLSNCRYWLEEFRVDGFRFDAVGNILYLDHGLDDDFSHAGRCFYGKDNQPRADADGELYLCLANALTHEIHPAAVTIAEEFSGMPGLTCPPEAGGLGFDYRFAMGIPDYWAKCVQSPRDMGSLWHEMTNHRPYDRTISYVECHDQCINGEDAMIWRLLGPAMYTGMGLAAEDWKISRGLAFYRLMRFITLATADAGYLNFMGNEFGHPEWLDAEAHAHRLWRLAERSDLKYAALAAWDKAQLLELVRPFLCNFSTAPLFRYIHEDKRLLAFERGRLLLAFNFHELTPNSDVTFGVTPGRYVELLSSDEPRFAGHGNLDPRSRPTEHFTRPGGFTPKTGLEDITLYLPPLVGLALYRT, translated from the coding sequence CGTTACGGTTCTCTGCGGGCCTATGCCAACCTGCACCGGGTGCTGGGGCCGCATCTGCTGCGCAGGCCGGGGGGCGGTCGCGTCTGGCGGTGGCGGGAATACCTGCCGCAGGCCGAAGCCGTCTGGCTGGTCACGGACAAAGGACGGTTTCAACGCCACGCCCGTTGTCGCTTTCAGCGGCTGGCCGGAGATATTTTTGAACTGGTTCTGCCCGAAGCCGCCCTGGGGCACGGCAGCTATGTGGAACTGCGCGTGCAGCCCCGGCCTCAGGACACGGACAATAACACCAGCGCCGCAGAAGCCGGCCTCCTCAAACGCGTGCCGGCCTTTGCCGTCTGGGTGGAACAGGACGCGCTAACGCCCACCCAGTGGTGCGCCCGCATTTGGCGGCCGGAACAGCCCTACCGCTTTCGCCGCCGTCGGCCGGCGCGCACGCCCTTTCCGCGCATTTACGAGGCCCATGTGGGCATGGCCCAGGCCGATACGGACCACCACGGCGAACGTGTAGGCAGCTATACGGATTTTATCCGGCAGGTGCTGCCCCGCATCAAGGCTGACGGCTACACAGCCGTGCAGCTCATGGGCATTCTGGAACATCCGCTCTACCGCTCCTTCGGCTATCAGGTCAGCAGCTACTTTGCGCCCACCTCCCGCTGCGGCACGCCGGACCAGTTCAAGGCTTTGGTAGACGCCGCCCACGGCCTGGGTCTGGCCGTGCTGCTGGACATTCCCCACGGCCACGCCTGCCCCAATACCGAGCAGGGCCTGGCCGCCTATGACGGCAGTCCGTATTTTTTCAAGCCCCAGTACAATCAGTGGGGCACGCCTTCTTTTGACTTCAACCAGGAGACGGCGCGGCGTTTTCTGCTCTCCAACTGCCGCTACTGGCTGGAAGAGTTTCGTGTGGACGGCTTCCGCTTTGACGCCGTGGGCAACATTCTGTATCTGGATCACGGCCTGGACGACGATTTTTCGCATGCGGGACGCTGCTTTTACGGCAAGGACAATCAGCCCCGCGCCGACGCGGACGGCGAACTGTACCTCTGCCTGGCCAACGCCCTGACGCACGAAATCCACCCCGCCGCCGTGACCATAGCCGAAGAATTTTCCGGCATGCCGGGCCTGACCTGTCCGCCCGAAGCGGGAGGGCTGGGCTTTGACTACCGCTTTGCCATGGGCATTCCCGACTACTGGGCCAAATGCGTGCAGAGCCCGCGCGATATGGGCAGCCTGTGGCACGAAATGACCAACCACCGCCCCTATGACCGCACCATCAGTTATGTGGAGTGCCACGACCAGTGCATTAACGGCGAAGACGCCATGATCTGGCGGCTGCTTGGCCCGGCCATGTATACCGGCATGGGCCTGGCTGCGGAAGACTGGAAGATCTCGCGCGGGCTGGCCTTTTACCGGCTCATGCGCTTTATCACCCTTGCCACCGCGGACGCGGGCTACCTCAACTTTATGGGCAATGAATTCGGCCATCCGGAATGGCTGGACGCCGAAGCCCACGCCCATAGGCTATGGCGGCTGGCCGAGCGGTCGGACCTCAAATACGCCGCCCTGGCCGCCTGGGACAAAGCACAACTGCTGGAGCTGGTGCGGCCTTTCCTGTGCAATTTTAGCACAGCCCCGCTGTTCCGGTACATCCATGAAGACAAACGCCTACTGGCCTTTGAACGGGGCAGACTGCTGCTGGCTTTTAACTTCCACGAGCTAACGCCCAACAGCGACGTGACTTTTGGCGTAACGCCGGGCCGCTATGTAGAGTTGCTTTCTTCAGACGAACCCCGCTTTGCCGGACACGGCAATCTGGACCCGCGCAGCCGCCCCACAGAACACTTTACCCGCCCCGGCGGCTTCACGCCCAAGACCGGGCTGGAAGACATCACCCTCTACCTGCCGCCCTTGGTGGGCCTGGCCCTGTACCGGACCTGA